The Rhipicephalus sanguineus isolate Rsan-2018 unplaced genomic scaffold, BIME_Rsan_1.4 Seq940, whole genome shotgun sequence genome contains a region encoding:
- the LOC119378717 gene encoding clotting factor C-like, whose amino-acid sequence MRANAVRWNPCEGTHGVVCEMDMGQFQALCDGPGPLENGTAEVMNQVVAGKMLEGTQIAYRCAELHYLVGESRITCLRNRTWTAPKPRCMKLTTCLEPPVPPYGEVEYVYEGGSGLKTGRQRLRLTLITLDPSSAVQLPKGHYRVGTRATFSCVNRFYSLVGSEVRRCLPDGTWTGRTATCIPVCGRSDSPRSPFIYHGNVSEAGQWPWQVGLSMWSQHEKAWDLQCGGTLLSESWVVTAAHCVARDRRGNLHAPKDMRIYMGKYHRDDALDDAFVQVRTPQEIHVHDDYDPVKYDADIAMVLLDRPVELSSRVQPICLSSERTSQTNIVDGHRHNSNFAYAVSIATGWGQTENRSYADVLRQAVIPVVSAQECERAYREGRFPLTVTSNMFCGGYVKGRIDACTGDSGGPFVFVDESVVDKRVWVLEGIVSWGGPRGCGAPNHFGGYTKVAAFIEWIRQFVKPCTTKPSS is encoded by the exons CCCTTTGCGATGGCCCCGGTCCGTTGGAGAATGGCACAGCCGAGGTGATGAACCAAGTAGTCGCGGGAAAAATGCTGGAAGGCACGCAGATTGCGTACCGCTGCGCCGAGCTGCACTACCTGGTCGGTGAGAGCCGCATCACCTGCCTCCGGAACCGGACGTGGACAGCACCCAAGCCACGATGCATGAAAC TGACAACGTGTCTGGAGCCGCCTGTACCTCCATACGGGGAAGTGGAGTACGTATACGAAGGTGGCAGTGGACTCAA GACCGGACGACAACGGCTTCGACTAACGCTGATCACCCTTGACCCATCTTCAGCGGTGCAACTTCCCAAAGGCCACTATCGAGTTGGCACCCGCGCCACATTCTCGTGCGTCAACCGCTTCTACTCTCTGGTTGGATCCGAGGTGCGCAGGTGTCTGCCTGATGGAACTTGGACTGGGAGGACCGCCACCTGCATACCAG TGTGCGGCCGCTCCGACTCGCCGCGTTCGCCGTTCATCTATCACGGGAACGTGAGCGAGGCCGGCCAGTGGCCCTGGCAGGTGGGTCTGTCCATGTGGTCCCAACACGAGAAAGCCTGGGACCTGCAGTGCGGTGGCACGCTGCTCTCCGAGAGCTGGGTGGTCACGGCGGCGCACTGCGTGGCCAGGGACCGCCGCGGTAACCTGCACGCGCCCAAGGATATGCGCATCTACATGGGCAAGTACCACCGAGACGACGCCCTGGACGACGCCTTCGTCCAAGTGCGCACG CCTCAGGAGATTCACGTGCACGACGATTACGACCCGGTCAAGTACGACGCGGATATCGCCATGGTGCTGCTCGATCGGCCGGTGGAGCTGAGCAGTCGGGTGCAACCCATATGCCTGTCCAGCGAGAGGACATCGCAGACAAACATCGTCGATGGCCACCG GCACAATTCCAACTTCGCATACGCAGTTAGCATT GCTACCGGATGGGGCCAGACCGAGAATCGGAGCTACGCCGACGTCCTGCGACAGGCCGTGATTCCCGTAGTGTCGGCGCAGGAGTGCGAGCGCGCCTACCGCGAGGGCCGCTTTCCCTTGACAGTCACGTCCAACATGTTCTGCGGCGGTTACGTCAAGGGACGGATCGACGCCTGCACTGGAGACAGCGGCGGGCCCTTCGTCTTCGTCGACGAGTCGGTGGTCGACAAGCGTGTCTGGGTGCTGGAAGGCATCGTCAGCTGGGGAGGACCCCGAGGCTGCGGGGCACCCAACCACTTCGGCGGATACACCAAGGTTGCAGCGTTCATCGAATGGATACGACAGTTCGTAAAGCCTTGTACTACAAAGCCAAGCAGCTGA